Proteins encoded within one genomic window of Sulfurovum sp. XGS-02:
- a CDS encoding efflux RND transporter permease subunit: MIERLIVFSAKNRFLVLMTTLFLIIGSIWAMKNTPLDALPDLSPPQVIVQVTWKGQSPEIIEDQGTYPLVSQFLAISDIETVRGFSTYENALIYIIFKEGTDLYWARSRVLEQLASIQSQLPDTMEVTLGPDASGVGWVYEYALTSQTKSLDELRTIQDYYYKYALMGVDGVSEVASIGGFIPTYQITLNNDALVQYDLSIKDISQALKENNNDTGGRIVIQNGYEWMVQAKGYIKDLDEIRQLVVTTKNSVPLTLSQLGRVEMVPSARRGLADLNGEGEVVGGIVMVRYGEDVYSVIKRIKSKMQELKIEDVDVITTYDRSGLIGSAIKTLQTTLFEESIIVILVIGLFLMHFRSILIMLIVLPLTIALPFLLMKIFGIDSNIMSLGGIAIAIGAMVDASIVMIENTHKAIHKKTEENGEPLKRDERIKTIIHSSQLVGRPIFFALALVVVSFLPIFALSGQEGLLFNPLAFTKTFAMTAGAILSVTLVPVLMIYFIKGRIIPESKNPLNRFFIWLYHPLLVHALKLKYIVIFLAVGGLLFALPLYKKLNWEFMPMLNEQTVMYMPVTPYGISVDQSKALTQKTDQIIKSFPEVETVFGKGGRANSATDPAPLGMIETIITFKPKSQWRDGMTYEKLMAEMEEALQVPGLVNSWTYPIRGRIDMLLSGIRTPLGIKLYGKDAQGLQSVAMQIESRLRELKGTQSVFSDQASAGYFIDINIDAEALQRYNISKSLIEAYTSAAIGGKKITTMYKGLERYPIALRFEEEERRNLDDIRNIQVKTPLGFVPLSTFTTVEYKESASVIKSEMATPVTFIYITPQPGVSAVKYKEEAVKILKDIQLPPGYYLEWEGQSEYLHSAMQKIKWIVPIVLLLILILIYFALGEFVPTLIVFFTLPFALLGGIVYLYVLQFNMSIAVIVGFLALLGIAAETAIVMIVYLQESVEAMHKKMGSRFNRQHLSDAIYEGAVQRVRPKLMTVFAILTGLLPIMYTSGIGSEVMQRIAAPMIGGLVSSAILSLFLIPIFYEMYEKYQLKQSKENE, translated from the coding sequence ATGATAGAACGACTCATCGTATTTTCGGCTAAAAATCGTTTTCTTGTCCTTATGACCACCCTCTTTCTCATCATAGGTTCTATTTGGGCCATGAAGAACACTCCCCTGGATGCCCTGCCGGACCTTTCTCCTCCACAGGTCATCGTACAAGTCACATGGAAAGGCCAAAGCCCCGAGATCATAGAAGATCAGGGAACCTATCCGTTGGTTTCACAATTTCTTGCTATCTCGGATATTGAAACCGTGCGTGGTTTTTCAACCTATGAAAATGCTCTGATCTACATTATTTTTAAAGAAGGTACAGACCTCTATTGGGCCAGAAGCCGTGTTTTGGAACAACTGGCATCCATACAAAGTCAGCTTCCGGATACGATGGAAGTGACACTGGGGCCTGATGCTTCAGGAGTCGGATGGGTCTATGAATATGCCCTAACCTCTCAAACCAAGAGCCTTGATGAGCTGCGAACGATTCAAGACTATTACTACAAATATGCACTGATGGGTGTAGATGGTGTGAGTGAAGTGGCCAGTATAGGCGGGTTTATTCCCACCTATCAAATTACCCTGAACAATGATGCACTCGTCCAGTACGATCTTTCTATCAAAGATATCTCTCAAGCACTCAAAGAGAACAATAATGACACCGGTGGACGGATCGTCATTCAAAACGGTTATGAGTGGATGGTACAGGCCAAAGGGTATATCAAAGATCTGGATGAGATACGACAACTTGTCGTCACGACCAAGAACAGTGTACCTCTGACGCTCTCCCAATTGGGACGTGTAGAGATGGTACCGAGTGCCAGACGTGGTCTGGCAGACCTCAATGGAGAGGGAGAAGTGGTAGGCGGTATCGTCATGGTGCGATATGGGGAAGATGTCTACTCTGTCATCAAACGCATCAAGTCCAAAATGCAAGAACTCAAAATAGAAGATGTGGATGTTATCACGACCTATGACCGTTCAGGACTGATAGGATCAGCGATCAAAACACTTCAAACGACGCTATTTGAAGAGAGTATCATTGTGATCCTGGTCATTGGTCTGTTCTTGATGCACTTTCGCTCCATACTTATCATGCTTATCGTGCTCCCCTTGACCATTGCCCTCCCTTTTTTACTGATGAAGATCTTTGGTATAGACTCAAATATTATGAGTCTGGGAGGTATCGCTATCGCTATCGGTGCTATGGTAGATGCTTCTATCGTGATGATAGAGAATACACATAAGGCCATACATAAAAAAACCGAAGAGAACGGTGAACCTCTAAAGCGTGATGAACGGATCAAAACCATCATTCACTCTTCTCAACTTGTGGGACGTCCTATCTTTTTTGCCCTGGCACTTGTAGTTGTCTCTTTTTTACCGATCTTTGCACTTTCGGGGCAAGAAGGCTTACTCTTTAACCCCCTTGCTTTTACCAAAACCTTTGCCATGACTGCAGGAGCGATACTCTCAGTCACACTGGTACCTGTACTCATGATATACTTCATCAAAGGGAGGATCATTCCCGAATCAAAGAACCCGCTGAACCGTTTTTTTATTTGGCTTTATCATCCACTTTTGGTCCATGCTTTAAAACTCAAATACATTGTTATTTTTCTTGCTGTTGGCGGACTTCTATTTGCACTGCCTCTTTACAAAAAGTTAAACTGGGAATTCATGCCTATGCTCAATGAGCAAACCGTGATGTATATGCCTGTGACACCTTATGGTATCTCCGTGGATCAGAGCAAAGCACTGACACAGAAAACCGATCAGATCATTAAAAGTTTTCCTGAAGTAGAGACAGTGTTCGGTAAGGGAGGACGTGCCAATTCAGCCACTGACCCTGCTCCACTTGGTATGATCGAAACCATCATTACTTTTAAACCCAAGTCACAATGGCGTGATGGTATGACCTATGAAAAACTGATGGCGGAGATGGAAGAAGCACTACAGGTACCTGGGCTTGTGAACTCCTGGACCTACCCTATACGCGGCCGTATTGATATGTTGCTCTCAGGTATAAGAACGCCTCTGGGTATCAAACTTTATGGAAAAGATGCACAAGGGCTGCAATCAGTAGCCATGCAGATCGAGTCAAGACTTCGTGAACTGAAAGGAACACAGTCTGTTTTCTCTGACCAGGCAAGTGCAGGGTATTTCATCGACATCAACATAGATGCCGAGGCGTTACAGCGTTATAACATTTCCAAATCACTGATCGAAGCATATACTTCTGCAGCGATAGGTGGGAAAAAGATCACTACTATGTATAAAGGTTTGGAACGTTACCCTATCGCACTGCGATTTGAAGAGGAAGAGCGTCGAAACCTTGATGATATACGCAATATACAGGTCAAAACACCGCTCGGATTTGTACCGCTCTCCACCTTTACCACAGTAGAATATAAGGAGAGTGCTTCTGTGATCAAAAGTGAGATGGCAACACCGGTCACCTTTATCTATATTACGCCACAACCAGGCGTGAGTGCCGTCAAATACAAAGAAGAAGCCGTTAAAATCTTAAAAGATATACAACTCCCTCCCGGATATTACCTGGAATGGGAAGGACAATCAGAATACCTTCACTCAGCCATGCAAAAAATAAAATGGATAGTGCCTATTGTACTCTTGTTGATATTAATCCTAATCTATTTTGCACTGGGAGAGTTCGTACCTACCCTTATTGTATTTTTCACCCTTCCCTTTGCTCTACTCGGCGGTATAGTGTACTTATATGTCTTACAGTTTAATATGAGTATTGCAGTGATAGTCGGTTTCCTGGCACTTCTTGGGATTGCCGCTGAAACAGCCATAGTTATGATCGTCTATCTACAAGAAAGTGTTGAAGCGATGCATAAAAAAATGGGGTCCAGATTTAATAGACAACACCTCTCCGATGCTATTTATGAAGGTGCCGTTCAAAGAGTAAGACCCAAACTCATGACAGTATTTGCCATCTTGACAGGACTTCTGCCTATCATGTACACTTCGGGTATAGGAAGTGAAGTCATGCAGCGTATAGCTGCACCGATGATAGGAGGGCTTGTCAGTTCCGCTATACTCAGTCTCTTTCTTATTCCGATTTTTTATGAAATGTATGAAAAATATCAATTAAAACAATCCAAGGAGAATGAATGA